In Apostichopus japonicus isolate 1M-3 chromosome 5, ASM3797524v1, whole genome shotgun sequence, a single window of DNA contains:
- the LOC139968049 gene encoding uncharacterized protein isoform X2, with protein MDSTRTSFQRDGRPKSECGIEGLVEELCMKLKKVQEERDEKASDDVSMNTSEPEEKTASKKDTSKQAERYYEAFPALGGGGKPSKQDYKPKGVWSSVAGSSVLLPVGGGTPESHSACVSRSSTSPTGFDDKKQRTRSLPTSLAPTRQNSFNSGKRRRSQKSGYQNDGVYRDRYRDRQPFIRNNKSARGGRKYYERRNFQIKRKDRSAMPNQPFADIKNYPTVIPLKVIFARPPSQTAAPPTAGQPSPELELQQSLWEERDPLRESENGDFFLEQAVHSMAESICRGIVDEEIEDGSTDESEERTDALPFGVSTSGEENWASTHPLECFGDPRFASVSVVCEDAEVLAPEDEPHPGSIWERDLVLGSPNLPDKGPWLESARSCQQATPSLLSPEIPEQKGSVSEDTSVSDELSVVIDDEPFTPEVNSPRNAPIGTGRGNDTLLRICNHDHRSGRVNKQEDLPEENQLSDATEWPSMSANQQQGQTDEMTSDPPSENIWAGFIADQQQGSLAEGIRSSCAPGQSSIDPASPSSSKAFDLNSALWSTYDTAPPRMQPPKVVTWGETVLSPLVSHLKASSSSFIEGGVYGSPYGSRNTSHYNSCSTSPGNDGSLLDLWGSKEHMQELSAAASKLEEYFSPRPTPGQQPLWSDEQSIIEDSLADSPKFLSSRSSSRFDFAQPASPPNSDRSSPTETDDMVSETEAFEETVRRKEKFVMESALGAKCNIIGKDSSSSNSFISMQDSCRLDANSNINQEKHSPSGERSSRDTSRGIVEIEEGLEKVSIDAKQDTSGAMSPPLLPDDSVDFTPVEQQSNGSATVDGSRASRALQFEEDVSPHRSDGSTGLSGETVQSKENEKGRRPPVWRTRPEVKDDGGFASWLPGNISEDGNNFRRGSGSGMEFLQPVGVSTYSDFTPDVKSNYSDQFFPFEEEVFLQEEGLLDPREPMSYCETCNSERRECQECRSSHESRLSRNSSGDEQDFEGRRHSGSTKVERGSYSSRPPEEIRSKPLSSKPIQITNSR; from the exons ATGGACTCTACACGGACTAGTTTCCAGCGGGATGGGAGACCGAAGTCG gaATGTGGCATTGAGGGTCTGGTGGAGGAACTCTGCATGAAACTCAAGAAGGTACAGGAGGAAAGAGATGAGAAAGCTTCTGATGATGTCTCCATGAACACTTCAGAACCCGAAGAGAAAACAGCTTCCAAGAAAGACACTTCTAAGCAAGCTGAAAG ATACTATGAAGCTTTCCCAGCGCTAGGTGGTGGCGGCAAACCCTCGAAGCAAGACTACAAACCTAAGGGAGTTTGGAGCAGTGTTGCTGGCTCATCGGTCTTGCTCCCCGTTGGAGGAGGGACTCCTGAGAGCCATTCGGCCTGTGTGTCCAGATCTAGCACGTCCCCCACTGGCTTCGATGACAAGAAACAGAGAACCAGGAGCCTTCCTACCAGCCTCGCACCCACTCGTCAGAATTCGTTCAATTCTGGAAAAAGACGGCGTAGCCAGAAGAGCGGATATCAGAACGATGGTGTTTACAGGGACCGATATCGAGATCGCCAACCCTTCATCAGAAACAACAAGTCTGCCAGAGGAGGCAGAAAGTACTACGAGAGGAGGAATTTTCAAATAAAGAGGAAAGATCGTTCAGCCATGCCTAACCAACCCTTCGCAGACATCAAGAATTATCCTACTGTTATTCCTCTCAAAGTCATCTTCGCTCGACCACCAAGCCAGACGGCTGCTCCTCCAACTGCAGGACAGCCATCACCTGAATTGGAATTGCAACAGTCACTCTGGGAAGAGAGGGATCCCCTCAGAGAAAGCGAAAATGGAGATTTCTTTCTAGAGCAGGCAGTCCATTCTATGGCAGAGAGCATCTGCCGTGGCATTGTAGACGAGGAAATTGAGGATGGTAGTACTGATGAAAGCGAAGAGAGAACCGACGCGCTACCATTCGGTGTTTCGACTTCAGGGGAAGAAAATTGGGCTTCAACCCATCCTTTGGAGTGCTTTGGAGATCCCAGGTTTGCTTCTGTTTCAGTTGTCTGTGAAGATGCAGAGGTACTGGCTCCGGAAGATGAGCCCCACCCAGGGTCCATCTGGGAGAGAGATCTTGTGCTGGGGAGTCCTAACCTGCCGGATAAGGGTCCCTGGCTTGAGTCTGCAAGGTCCTGTCAACAAGCAACTCCAAGCCTTTTGAGCCCAGAAATACCAGAGCAGAAGGGGAGCGTTTCAGAGGATACCTCTGTGTCAGATGAGTTGTCTGTTGTCATTGATGATGAGCCATTTACACCGGAAGTGAACTCGCCAAGGAATGCACCAATTGGCACCGGACGTGGTAACGACACACTTCTCAGGATCTGTAACCATGATCATCGTTCTGGCCGGGTCAACAAGCAGGAGGACTTACCCGAAGAAAACCAGTTGTCAGATGCAACAGAATGGCCATCGATGTCTGCGAATCAGCAACAGGGTCAAACTGATGAAATGACCTCTGATCCACCGAGTGAAAACATATGGGCTGGATTCATAGCTGACCAACAACAGGGATCATTGGCAGAAGGTATAAGGTCCTCCTGTGCTCCAGGACAGTCATCTATTGATCCCGCCTCTCCCTCCTCTAGCAAGGCATTTGACCTGAACAGTGCCCTGTGGTCAACGTATGACACTGCCCCTCCTAGAATGCAACCGCCGAAGGTAGTGACTTGGGGAGAAACAGTCCTCTCTCCTCTGGTTTCCCACCTCAAAGCGTCAAGTTCATCCTTCATAGAAGGTGGTGTCTACGGCAGTCCGTACGGGAGTCGCAATACCAGCCATTACAATAGCTGTAGTACAAGTCCTGGCAATGACGGGAGTCTTTTGGACCTCTGGGGGAGTAAGGAACACATGCAGGAGTTGTCTGCTGCTGCCTCCAAGCTTGAGGAATACTTCAGCCCCAGACCAACCCCTGGTCAACAACCCCTCTGGTCAGATGAGCAGAGCATAATCGAAGACAGTCTGGCAGATAGTCCCAAGTTCCTCTCTTCCAGGAGCTCGTCCAGGTTTGATTTTGCCCAGCCCGCGAGTCCACCGAATTCAGACAGGTCGAGCCCTACAGAGACGGACGACATGGTTTCGGAGACAGAGGCGTTCGAGGAGACGGTAAGGCGCAAGGAGAAGTTTGTGATGGAGAGTGCTCTGGGTGCCAAGTGCAATATTATTGGAaaagatagtagtagtagtaactcTTTTATTTCTATGCAAGATTCATGTAGATTAGATGCGAATAGCAATATCAACCAGGAAAAACACAGCCCAAGTGGAGAACGGTCGTCGAGAGATACGAGCAGAGGCATCGTCGAAATAGAGGAAGGACTCGAGAAAGTCTCGATCGATGCAAAACAGGATACCAGCGGTGCTATGTCTCCGCCTCTCCTGCCTGACGATAGCGTAGATTTTACCCCAGTGGAGCAACAATCAAACGGTAGCGCTACGGTGGATGGTTCTCGGGCAAGCAGGGCACTTCAATTTGAGGAGGACGTGTCACCGCATAGAAGTGATGGGTCTACCGGTCTTTCAGGAGAGACGGTGCAATCAAAGGAAAACGAGAAAGGGAGGAGACCACCTGTGTGGAGGACGAGGCCAGAAGTCAAGGACGATGGAGGCTTCGCAAGCTGGTTGCCAGGCAACATTTCAGAAGATGGAAACAATTTTCGAAGAGGAAGTGGATCAGGAATGGAATTTTTACAGCCTGTTGGAGTGAGCACTTACAGCGACTTTACTCCCGACGTGAAATCAAACTACAGTGACCAG TTTTTTCCTTTCGAAGAAGAGGTTTTCCTTCAAGAGGAAGGGCTCCTTGATCCTAGGGAACCAATGAGCT